The nucleotide sequence ATCAGCGCGTAGCCGGCGCTGGACGGATGGAACCGGTCGGCGCTGAACATGTTCGTGTCGCTCGCGAAAGCGGCGGCCGCGCCACCGTCGACGTCGGCCACCCTGGCCCCCTGCCCCTGGGCCGCGAGCACCTGGGCACTTCGCAGCAACTCGCTGCCGTTCTTCACCATGGCCTGCAGCTGGGGCGGGACCCAGGGCACGACGCTGAGGTCGGGTGCCGGCATCACCACCACCTGGGTTCCAGCTGCCCGCAGCGTGCGCACGGCGTCCCCCAACTGGCCGGCCGCCTGCGCCGTCGGGACGAAGTGGGTGAGATCGTTGGCGCCGATGACGATGAGGGCCAGCTTCGTACCCCAGGCGATCGCCTGCCGGACCTGACCGGCCAACGCATCGCTACGTGAGCGCGGCACCGCGAAGACGCGCAGCTCGGCGGCGATCCCGGCGGAGGCCAGATCGGCGACCAACCGCGGGCCGACAGTGTCCTGGGCCCGGGTCGCACCCTGGCCGTACGCGATGGAGTCGCCGAGAACGGCGAACTGAATTTTCATGTCGACTGATCAAACGTTCCGGCGGCACTTTCGTTCCCGGAACCGTTCGTCCCTGCACCGTCCTGGGTCGACGGCAGATCAGTTCTCCTCGAATCTGTGCCAGTGATACCGGGGGTCACCCCCGGTGGCCTCGAAGAGTCGGTAGACCGAGCCCATGGTCTCGACGTCGAACGGGAGCCGGCCCGGCGCGGTCTCCTCGACCAGATCCCAGAGCCCATCGGCGCTGCCGCCGACGAAATTGACCCGCCGGCTCACCTTCGCAGACCCACGAGCACGGTAGACGTCGGCGGCCCGCTCGGGATACAACCTCGGCCAACCGGCCGGCCAGGAGCTGGCGGTGGTCACCTCGCCGGTGGGGCCGTTGCCTCGTGCGCCGCCGGTGCCGGCGACCGCTTCCTCGTGAACTTCTGCCATGGAATCCACCGTTCTGATGGAAGAACCACTCCTGGGCGCAGGATCGTCCTGTCGCCTTTCAGGTGCGGCGGATTTTCGATCCACCATAGCCCTCTCTGGATGCGGGCGGCAGGGTCCGGGGACCTTGCCGTCCACCCCGACGGGCCGGAAGTAGGGTCGTGGACATGGCGGAACGTGCACTCTGGCTCAGGTTTCTCTCCGGAGGCGACGTCGACTCGCTGCAGATCACCCGTGCGTCGATCATCGAGGCGGTCGAGCACGTCGTCGCCGAGCACGGCCGCGGCCACACGGTCTTCGAGCCGCGCGTCCACCTGGTGCCGGACAACGGCGGCGCCGGACACTTCAACGTCCTGCGCGGCCACGTGTCGACCCTGGGCGAGCGCGGGATCAGCGGAATCAAGGTGGTCGGCGACTTCGTCCCCAATCACCTGCAGGGGCTGCCGAGCGAGCTCGGTCTGATCACCCTCTACGACCCGACCAACGGGGTGCCGCTGGCGATCATGGACGCGACGCTGATCACCGAGGCCCGGACCGGAGCCATGACTGCGGTCGGCGCGAAGTACCTGGCCCGCAGCGACTCCCGGGTCCTCGGTCACGTCGGGGCCCGCGGTACGGCGTTCTCGAACGTGACGATGCTCGACGAGCTGTTCGAGCTCGACGAGATCAGGGTGACCAGCAGGCGACCGGAGTCCAGGGCGGCGTTCGCGGAGCGGTTGCGTTCGGTGACCTCCACTCCGATCCGGGTGGTGGACACCGCAGACGAGGCCTTCGACGATGCGGACATCCTGATCGAGGCGTCCCGGCTGATCCATCCGGAACCGTTGCTGCACACCGGGATCGTCAAGCCGGGAGCGTTCGTGGTGCCCTACGGGACGATCAGCGCCGTCGAGCTGGATCTGCTCGACGTGATGGACAAGGTGGTGGTGGACGACTGGCGGGAGGCGCAGGCGGGGCGTTTCGGTGCGCTGCGGGCCCACGTCGACTCCGGCCGCCTGTCCGAGTCGACCCTGCACGCCCAGTTCGGCGAGATCGTCGCCGGACTCAGGCCGGGCCGCGAGGGCCCGCAGGAGCGGATCCTGCTGTGGCACCGTGGGTTGTCGATCCTGGACGTCGCAGTCGCCCACATGATCCTGAGCCGCGCCGAGGCCGCGAACGTCGGCACCATGTTGCACTACCGGTGAGCACGGTGAACACGGTGCTGATCTCCGGCGCGGCCGACCTGGACGCTGCCGCCATCCTGGCCGTGGCACGAGGCGCGCGAATCGAACTCGGCGCCGCACTGCTCGGGGTCGTGGGTGATCGGCGGGCCGAGGTTCTGGCGGCGCTGGACGGCCGGGCGGTCTACGGCGTCACGACGGGTATGGGCGCGCAGAGCAAGGTCGGACTGACCGAGGTCGAGCAGTCGCAGCACCAGAACAACCTGCTGCTCGCCCGGGCGGTCGGGGGCCCGCCGTGGCTGCCTGCCGAGGAGGTGCGGGCGCTGTTCGCCGTGCGGCTGCGGAATTTTCTGACCGGTGACGCCGGGGTGTCCCCGGAGTTGCTCTTGCTGCTCACCCGGTTCCTCGACGCCGGTGTGGTGCCGGCCGTCCCCACTTCGGGCTCCGGCAGCGCCGGGGAGATCATCCCGCTCGCGCACGCGTTCGGCCCGCTGACCGGGGCGGGTTCGGTGTTGACCGAGGCGGGACCGGGGCTGACCGGGGCGGGTTCGGGGCTGACCGGGGCGCGTTCGGGGCTGACCGGGGCGGGTTCGGGGCTGACCGGGACGGGACCGGGGACGGACCCGTCGGTGCGCGAGGCCGCCGACGTGCTTGTCGAGCAGGGGCTGACCGCGATGGAGCTGGGCCCCAAGGAGGGGGTCGCTCTGCTGCAGGGGGTCCCCGGCACCACGGCACAGGCGATCCTGATCGCCGACCGGACGCGACGGCTGATCCAGTGGTGGCAGGCGGTGCTGGCCATCGGAATCGTCGCCGCGTCGGCGCCGCAGGACGTCTACCTCCCGAGCCTGGCCCGTGGCGATCCGGAGCTGACGGCGGTACTCGCGGCGCTGCAGGTACTGCTGGCCGATTCGGACGCCTCGTCACGCTCGCTGCAGGCGCCCGTGTCCTTTCGCGTCGCCGGGCCCGTGCTCGCCCATCTGCAACGATCCGTCAGCGCGCTGTCGGCCGCGGTCGAGCGGGCTCTGGTGGGGGTGACGGACTCCCCGGCCTTCGTCGACGGCGATTTTCACGCCACGGCGGGATTTCACGGACTGGACCTCGCCGCCCATCTGGATGCCGTCAGCGTCGCGCTGGTCCATGCCGCGGAGGTCTCCGCCGCCCGCACCCATCGTCTGCTGGATACCGCCGTCACCGGATTGCCGCCCCAGCTGGCTTCCCGCTCCGGCCCGGACACCGGCCTGGTCGCGGTGCACAAGCGTGCGGCGGCGGCGGTTCACCAGCTGCGCCGTGCGGCCGCGCCCTCGATCGTGGGCTCGATGGAGACCTCCTTCGGCCAGGAGGACGTGCAGACCTTCAGCTGGGAGGCAGCCGCCAACGCCCGGACCGCACTGGACGGGGCCCTCGAGGTCATGGCCTGCGAGCTGCTGACCGCCTACCACGCAACGGTTCTCGGCGGTCGCAGCACCGGCCCCGCGCTGAGAGCGATCCTTGACTCGGTGGCGACGGTCGTTCCGCCGATCCATCGTGACCGGCCGTTCGGACGGGACATCGAGGCCCTCCGGTTGCTGCTCGGTGACCGACCCCGCCCCTGAACGGGATCGTCCGCTCAGCGGCAGCGCGGACACCGGGCGGGAAACCCACCCCACCCCAGGCCGACCAGAACTTCGGCGACCTCGGTCGCGACGCCGCAGGGGTCGCGCGTCACTTCCTGCCAACCGAACCTCAGCGTCCGCAGCCCCACGGACGTATGACTGTTGTCCCGCTGCCGGTCCCGGAAGGTGTCGAGCGAGCCGGCATGGCCGAGCCGACCGTCGAGCTCCACCACCAGCGCGAACTCCTCGTAGACGACATCAAGATAGCCGCCTCGGCCCGGTCGCCGACGCTGCCTGGTACCGGTGGCCAGGCTGTGTGCGCGCTCTACATCTCGCAGGTAGTGGTACTCCAGGGTGCTGTGCACTCCGGCGGCCACATCCGGGAGCAGAGCCTGGAGCAGCCGGCGGTGCGGTAGTCGGGTCCGTCGACGCATCGCCGACAGGAGTGCGTCGGGGCTGGTCAGCCGCCGCTGCACCGCAGTGGTCACCCAATCGATGCACGCGGCTGCCGATCCGCCGGCGCACAGATCGAGCACGGTGTCCTCGATACGGGTCCGCGGTGGCTCGGCCCGGCCGGACGGCGTTCGCACGAGTTCACGTTCCTGCCGGAAGGAGACCCAAGCGCGTTCGGCACGCTTCGTACCGTTGGGCACCAGGATCTCGACCGGCAATCGTTGCTCGTCCACCAGCCCGTGCAGGCAGGCCGCCGTCAGGTCCGCGGCCCTGGATCCAGGCCCCCCGACGAGGATCCCGGCCCACACGTGCGCAAGCCACGAGGGCGACGTGTTCGGAGTGAGATAGATCCCCGGCTCCACGGTCCCCCACTGACCGTCGGCCAGCAGACGCAGTAGAGCCTTGCGCTGCAGACCAAGACCGAACGCCTGCTCGCGTGACAGCACCCCTGACTGCTGCGCGGCCAGCCTCACCACGGCATCGGGAACTGGTTGTCGGGCGCGCATGGGAGCAATATGCAGGTTTTCGACCCGGTGGCCGCGGCGCTGTCCACAATTGGCGATCACCGCAGTAGTTCGGTGCCCGTACTCGGGCACCGAACTACTGCGGTCATGTCGATTTGGCGAGCGGCCGCCACCCCAGGGCCCGCCCGGGTACATCCCGACCATCCACCCCGGTCCGGCTGGCGCGGCAGGGGCGATCTCAGGGGTGATGAACTCCGAGAGCGGACAGCGCACCGGTCAGGATGCGCATGATCGACAGCGAATCCCGGTGCGGCATCACCGGGCTCTCGATGTCGCCGGCGCGCACCCTGGACTGCACCTCACGTAGTTGGGGGACGTATCCCGAGCCCTCGATCGAAGTGGTCAGCTCCTCCGGCTCCAGGTCGTCGCGGTAGAGCGTCATCCTCGTGGGCCGCAGCGCGTTGGCCTCGATCTCGACCCGGCCCAGGGTCCCCACGACACACGCGGTGTTGGGCCCTTCGGCGCGCATCGAGCAGGTCCCGACCCCGGTGATGCCATCGGCGTACCGGAACATCAGGGTGGCGCTGTCGTCCACCCGGTTGGCGGCCAGGCTGCCGGCCACGTCGACCGAATCCGGATCACCCAGCAGTGATTGGATGAAGGACACCGGATAGGGCCCGAGGTCGAGAAGTCCGCCGCCGCCCAGTGCCGGGTCGTAGAGCCGGTGACCCGGGTCGTACGGGAAACGGAAACTGAAGTCATCGCTCACACTGCGGATCTCGCCCAGCACTCCCTGGGCCACCAGCTCCCGGAGCCGGACGTGCAGAGGGTTGAAGCGGGTCCAGATCGCCTCCATCAGGAAGGCGCCGTTCGACCGGGCGGCGTCGACCATGGTCTGCGCCTGCCGGTAGTGGACGGTCAGCGCCTTCTCGGCCAGCACCGCAGTCCCGGACTCCAAGGCCGGAATGACCGCTTCGTGGTGCACCCCATGCGGTGTCGCCACGTAGAGCACGTCGATCTCGGGGAGCATGTCGGCCAGCCGTTCGAAGACGGCAACGGTCGGTCGCCGGGCACCTCGCGGAAGGTCGAGCCCACCGGCGAAGGCAGCTCCGCGGTCCGCCGACCGCGAGCAGACCGCCACCATCTCCGCGTCCGGCACCAGCAGCAGATCGGACATCACCGTGTGCGCAATGCTGCCGGTCCCGATCACTCCCCACCGCAGAGGGTGCTCCAGATCGGCAGAAAATGTCGCCGGTAGACCCCGATTCATCGCCACGTGGTGGCCCTCCTTCGCTCGGGACCCATCACACCACGCCCGGAACACCACGCGCGGACGTCCTGCACGTGGCGGCTATTGCCGCCACTGTGCAGGACGTCTGCTCAGCTGCCGGACCCGGGAACCACGCCGGCGGTACCGACACCACCGGCAGTGCCGACACCACCGGCTGCGATGATCTGGGCGAACTCCGGTAGCTGCGCCCCGTCGATGGTGTGGCCGCCGGCGTGCCCGAGCACCCGGACGTCGGCCTTCATCGCCCGGAGCTGACCGACGAGGGTGCTGGTCTGGGCGGCGG is from Nakamurella sp. PAMC28650 and encodes:
- a CDS encoding aromatic amino acid lyase, producing the protein MSTVNTVLISGAADLDAAAILAVARGARIELGAALLGVVGDRRAEVLAALDGRAVYGVTTGMGAQSKVGLTEVEQSQHQNNLLLARAVGGPPWLPAEEVRALFAVRLRNFLTGDAGVSPELLLLLTRFLDAGVVPAVPTSGSGSAGEIIPLAHAFGPLTGAGSVLTEAGPGLTGAGSGLTGARSGLTGAGSGLTGTGPGTDPSVREAADVLVEQGLTAMELGPKEGVALLQGVPGTTAQAILIADRTRRLIQWWQAVLAIGIVAASAPQDVYLPSLARGDPELTAVLAALQVLLADSDASSRSLQAPVSFRVAGPVLAHLQRSVSALSAAVERALVGVTDSPAFVDGDFHATAGFHGLDLAAHLDAVSVALVHAAEVSAARTHRLLDTAVTGLPPQLASRSGPDTGLVAVHKRAAAAVHQLRRAAAPSIVGSMETSFGQEDVQTFSWEAAANARTALDGALEVMACELLTAYHATVLGGRSTGPALRAILDSVATVVPPIHRDRPFGRDIEALRLLLGDRPRP
- a CDS encoding GDSL-type esterase/lipase family protein, which translates into the protein MKIQFAVLGDSIAYGQGATRAQDTVGPRLVADLASAGIAAELRVFAVPRSRSDALAGQVRQAIAWGTKLALIVIGANDLTHFVPTAQAAGQLGDAVRTLRAAGTQVVVMPAPDLSVVPWVPPQLQAMVKNGSELLRSAQVLAAQGQGARVADVDGGAAAAFASDTNMFSADRFHPSSAGYALIAEVLAPAVRAAAQAAVAQLG
- a CDS encoding type IV toxin-antitoxin system AbiEi family antitoxin domain-containing protein, which encodes MRARQPVPDAVVRLAAQQSGVLSREQAFGLGLQRKALLRLLADGQWGTVEPGIYLTPNTSPSWLAHVWAGILVGGPGSRAADLTAACLHGLVDEQRLPVEILVPNGTKRAERAWVSFRQERELVRTPSGRAEPPRTRIEDTVLDLCAGGSAAACIDWVTTAVQRRLTSPDALLSAMRRRTRLPHRRLLQALLPDVAAGVHSTLEYHYLRDVERAHSLATGTRQRRRPGRGGYLDVVYEEFALVVELDGRLGHAGSLDTFRDRQRDNSHTSVGLRTLRFGWQEVTRDPCGVATEVAEVLVGLGWGGFPARCPRCR
- a CDS encoding ornithine cyclodeaminase family protein — translated: MAERALWLRFLSGGDVDSLQITRASIIEAVEHVVAEHGRGHTVFEPRVHLVPDNGGAGHFNVLRGHVSTLGERGISGIKVVGDFVPNHLQGLPSELGLITLYDPTNGVPLAIMDATLITEARTGAMTAVGAKYLARSDSRVLGHVGARGTAFSNVTMLDELFELDEIRVTSRRPESRAAFAERLRSVTSTPIRVVDTADEAFDDADILIEASRLIHPEPLLHTGIVKPGAFVVPYGTISAVELDLLDVMDKVVVDDWREAQAGRFGALRAHVDSGRLSESTLHAQFGEIVAGLRPGREGPQERILLWHRGLSILDVAVAHMILSRAEAANVGTMLHYR
- a CDS encoding Gfo/Idh/MocA family protein, producing the protein MNRGLPATFSADLEHPLRWGVIGTGSIAHTVMSDLLLVPDAEMVAVCSRSADRGAAFAGGLDLPRGARRPTVAVFERLADMLPEIDVLYVATPHGVHHEAVIPALESGTAVLAEKALTVHYRQAQTMVDAARSNGAFLMEAIWTRFNPLHVRLRELVAQGVLGEIRSVSDDFSFRFPYDPGHRLYDPALGGGGLLDLGPYPVSFIQSLLGDPDSVDVAGSLAANRVDDSATLMFRYADGITGVGTCSMRAEGPNTACVVGTLGRVEIEANALRPTRMTLYRDDLEPEELTTSIEGSGYVPQLREVQSRVRAGDIESPVMPHRDSLSIMRILTGALSALGVHHP